One genomic region from Quercus robur chromosome 4, dhQueRobu3.1, whole genome shotgun sequence encodes:
- the LOC126722982 gene encoding protein GRAVITROPIC IN THE LIGHT 1, with protein sequence MPETDNLSSSKPPQISEMFTKFAQAFKSKTFEFFTEIEPIDDSDGYSLLDSAEEVITDQKVVVIKPDPARQAPSFGIEPTPPPSAITRPWSQTQMKIVDTQVSQTLISSVFATVSSFEASYFQLQTAHVPFVEENVKEADRALVSHLQRLSEFKQFYRDLVKNPDFDADLGIGSCLEAQVQENQSKLRILGTVSNRLQSEIDQKDNEVLALKKKLGEIHKSNLKLSKKLSGNFDTSCEVFLSVRVFDSVLHDACRATHRFTKILIELMTKAMWDLDLAANSVYLDIEYAKKGHNRYAFLSYVCLGMFRGFDLKGFGLGENDIVCNGHVLNSEKNGTSMKQLLEHVSSNPMELLSMNQSCDFSKFCENKYQELINPTMESSIFSNLAHKEVILNSWKSLSVFYDSFVRMASSIWTLHKLAFSFDPVVEIFQVERGVDFSMVYMEDVTRRCILPGKTRAKVGFTVVPGFKIRRTIIQAQVYLNGLKCTELGVDEVANCGNGSEQDRFIR encoded by the coding sequence ATGCCAGAAACAGATAATCTTAGCTCCTCAAAACCCCCACAAATCTCCGAAATGTTCACAAAATTTGCTCAGGCTTTCAAGTCCAAGACCTTCGAATTCTTCACGGAAATCGAACCCATCGACGATTCTGACGGGTACTCACTCCTTGACTCAGCTGAAGAAGTCATCACAGACCAGAAAGTCGTGGTGATCAAGCCTGACCCAGCTCGTCAAGCTCCCTCTTTTGGGATAGAGCCAACACCGCCACCATCAGCGATAACAAGGCCATGGAGTCAGACCCAGATGAAAATTGTGGATACCCAGGTGAGCCAGACACTGATTTCGTCGGTTTTCGCTACGGTTTCGTCGTTTGAAGCTTCGTACTTTCAGTTACAGACAGCCCACGTTCCGTTTGTTGAGGAAAATGTGAAGGAAGCGGACAGAGCTTTGGTCTCACACCTGCAGAGGTTGTCTGAGTTCAAGCAATTCTACAGGGATTTAGTGAAGAACCCGGATTTTGATGCTGATTTGGGAATTGGGTCTTGCTTGGAAGCTCAGGTGCAAGAGAATCAGAGCAAGTTGCGGATACTTGGGACCGTTTCGAACCGGTTACAGTCGGAGATTGATCAGAAAGACAACGAGGTTTTGGCTCTGAAGAAGAAGCTGGGTGAGATTCATAAGTCTAATTTGAAGTTGTCCAAGAAGTTGTCTGGTAATTTCGATACATCTTGTGAGGTTTTTTTGTCTGTTAGAGTATTTGATTCTGTGTTACATGATGCTTGTAGAGCAACACATAGGTTTACTAAGATTTTGATTGAATTGATGACAAAAGCTATGTGGGATTTGGATTTGGCTGCCAATTCTGTTTATTTGGATATTGAGTATGCGAAAAAGGGGCATAATCGTTATGCGTTTTTGTCGTATGTTTGTTTAGGGATGTTTAGGGGATTTGATTTAAAAGGGTTTGGATTGGGTGAGAATGATATTGTGTGTAATGGGCATGTTTTGAATTCGGAAAAGAATGGTACTTCTATGAAGCAATTACTCGAGCATGTATCGAGCAATCCTATGGAGTTGCTAAGTATGAATCAGAGTTgcgatttttcaaaattttgtgagAATAAGTATCAAGAGCTTATCAACCCCACCATGGAATCGTCAATTTTCAGTAATTTGGCCCATAAAGAAGTGATATTGAATTCATGGAAATCATTGAGTGTGTTCTATGACTCGTTTGTTAGAATGGCTAGCTCAATATGGACACTACATAAGTTGGCATTTTCGTTTGATCCTGTGGTTGAGATTTTTCAAGTGGAGAGAGGTGTGGATTTCTCGATGGTGTACATGGAAGATGTCACAAGGAGATGTATATTGCCAGGTAAAACTAGAGCAAAGGTGGGGTTCACTGTGGTTCCAGGTTTTAAAATCAGAAGGACAATAATTCAAGCACAGGTTTATTTAAATGGCTTGAAATGTACAGAGTTAGGAGTTGATGAAGTTGCTAATTGTGGGAATGGTAGTGAACAAGACAGATTTATTAGGTAA